In Augochlora pura isolate Apur16 chromosome 3, APUR_v2.2.1, whole genome shotgun sequence, the sequence TAAGAGAAATACATAGGCACAACACAAATTCTTGTCGCATTGGGAAAATAAACCCTCtgcttaaaattgtttttctttatcttaTCTTTTCATGGTGCTGCAGTAATAACACCCTTGAAGTTAGTTATTAGTAGTCTACATTTACTTACATTGTTAAGAATAGTGGGtaaatcgtaatttttatatcgcacATCTGTTTACTGTCAGTGTAATCAACATCCTCTCTCGAATCGATCAATGTTTTTGTATGattaacaactttttaatcGTATTTTGAGTCGTAATTACGAAACAAAAAGACTGTCGtgttttagttttattacaTGGTTACATATCATAAAGTGGTGATTCATAGAAGAGTTTAGAATAAACTGCatatgaaatagtaaaaaatatgaaagttatttaattacatgACGATCTTACATTATTCAATGATTTGTTACAGGCAAATTAGAATTACTCAAACGATTGTAGCAAAACAACGACTGTgtgaataaagttttattgaGTTCAAAGTTTAACATTACTAAGtcaagatgaagaagaaggtattttatgcatagatTTTTAAGTTTTCTACTGTATTGGTTGTAGTATATGTTTTTactataacaaataattgtatctttTTAGGTCCTGTTAATGGGTAAAAGTGGCTCTGGAAAGACCAGTATGCGTAGcattatttttgcaaactATATTGCTCGTGATACTCGTCGACTTGGAGCAACAAGTGAGTGAAAATGAACTTTCATTCCTTTCTAAACTATTTCTTTAATGTTATGTGTACTCATGTTATCTATATTTGTTGCAGTTGATGTGGAACATAGTCATGTACGATTTCTTGGTAATTTGGTATTAAATCTTTGGGACTGTGGCGGCCAGGAAgcatttatggaaaattattttgcatcaCAACGGGATAATATATTCAGGAATGTCGAAGTTTTAATCTATGTATTCGATGTTGAGTCAAGAGAATTGGATAAAGATATGCATTATTATCAAAGTTGTTTAGAAGCCATACTGCAAAACAGTCCAGAAGCAAAAATATTCTGTCTAGTACATAAGATGGATTTGCTTCAAGAAGATCAGCGTGATGTGATAtttagggagagagaggaggactTAAGAAGACTTAGTTTACCCCTCGAATGTACTTGTTTTAGAACTAGTATATGGGATGAAACTTTATATAGGTAAATCCTTATTATTCTGCATTAGTTCTAGTTAGtataatttcagatttttatttaattatgtttaggGCATGGTCTTCTATTGTGTATATGTTGATTCCCAATGTGAAAGAACTTGAACAAagtttgaaacaatttacaaatattattgatGCTGATGAAGTCCTATTGTTTGAAAGAGCAACATTTTTGGTAATAAGTTATTGTCAGAGGCAACATCATAGAGATGTTCATAGATTTGAAAAggtttcaaatataataaaacaattcaagtTAAGTTGTAGGTAAGTTTATCAAGCTACATTGCAGGTGCATTTTTGTGTTAAtgcattgtaaaaattttagcaAATTAGCGGCACAATTCCAAAGTATGGAAGTTAGAAATACCAATTTTGCGGCATTTATTGATGTATTTACGTCGAATACATACGTAATGGTCATTATGTCGGATCCTGCAATTCGTAAGTATCTATAATATACACATTTTGTTTGATAAAccattgaaacaattatttgttattatagcATCGGCGGCAACGCTAATTAATATCCGCAATGCTCGAaagcatttcgaaaaattagaaCGTGCTAGCCAAAGCTCGGCTTTGAGTAGATAGAAATCAATTCGACCCAGGCGCATTGTCACCCGGGTCCAAGCTATTAAGTTCAGTTGAATCTGAGAGTGACTTTGGATTCGAGTCATCAAGATAAGAGTACGATTATGCAAGATTTTCTCATTTATCTAACACGATTCATCACTAAGTTtcttaatgatttattaactTCAGCATGCAACAATTAACATAGGCATAggcaaaaatacaaaattttcataaaatttctattacaagTACCTATACTTTTGACGATACAAAATCGATAGCGATAGTTACACGAAGGCACCAAGAACTGCGTGAACTAACGGTAAAcgaaaaacataaattatctGAGAATTCAAAAGTTTACGTTACTCATAACGTATAGCATAAATCTTTTCCATTCTGTTGTAGAAGAATGCTCTCTATCTTGCCTCTTAGATCAATCATGGTTTCCTGGGTGAACTATATTCCTGGTTCCATGTTAtatgtttcatttttgtacAGCAATTTTTCTGGCCTGTCTTAAAGATGTATATTTTCTTACGTTATTcacttaatataataatatactaattgTAAGGAtcatattcaatttcaataaagatTAAACCATTGCCATTTTTTTCTGGAtttatgtaaatgtaaatgatagtgaaaattattattattattactattactattattattataagagaACAAACGTTGAATttgtatgaatttatttacggCTGTATTTAGTATGATCTTCGAAAAGATAATAAGTGTTATGATATGAATTTGTGCTTAAACATGTATACTTAagctgtattttatatatgtacaaataaaaagtgtaaaaatgCATTCATTACTGAaggaataaattcatttagaaaagaaaatgtagtGCGTTTTTATTTGTCGGGTAATGTACTTAAAGATACTATATAATTAGCTGTACATAATAGTTTCATTATTCTTTAAGAGCATTTGAATCGTCCGCCATTTGATTGGTAATGGCGGATATATGTGTTGTCATCAGTTTTGTGTTGACAGAGTTTAGTTAGTTAAAGTGCCTTTGAACGTAATAATGGATAGAATAATCAAAGGAATCatgaattatagaaaatggCATAGAGACGGAATGGTGAAGCAATTTCAACAAGTTCGAGATCATCCTGAGGtgtgtcaaaattgatttgttcaAATTTCTTGCAATCGTGTATGAGcacgttaatatttttgtacattcatttctaataatatgtatagatGGTAActtttaatgattattttttaaaaaggcaaatcgtaatttgtattatatgttgaaatttattaaaaattacatacgtttgataatgtttataatattttgtgcGCAGGAGCATGTATCTTTTGACTGTGTTATATTACGCCCTTGACCACAGAATTACTGATAAGAGAAACAAAACGTTCGTACACGTGTAATTCAAATCATGTCTGatgaataacattattttacattaataaattaacgaaagaagaatttatacattaaaagtgactttatcaataaaataaacagaaaatttaatatttaattttgattgataattgtttttattatttttatgaatgtttatcatatttttaagatttgaaacattttattctgtatGTATGTAAAAGGTTAGTTGCATTTGATATGttgactttaaaaataaaatttgtagatttatgtaattttattatatcttttacttatatacattatGTATGGAATTTActtgttttattgaaatggtgttagaaatcaaattaatatctgCATAATGCAGCAACAAAGTACAATGAAAAAACTGATTTGAATCCATAATATGACTCGTGCAATGCTAATAACTACTGCCGTAATTGACTTCTGTCGTTACTCTTATCACAGCCAAAAGCAGTATTCTTTACCTGCATGGACTCCCGGATGATCCcaactagatttacggaaacGAACGTTGGGGACATGTTTGTCGGTACGACACTTCACTGAAATATCATTTGTTCGAATGTGAAGACTACTTTACCATTTTCGTACCGCGATACATCTCAATCTCACTATTGTTGTAACGAGCATTGATACTACAgacttttttcaaaaaataacattttcaattaagctataataattttcgaaattaaactTTACGATTGCGTAATTTAATATGTTGCGACGTACACGATGTCTCATAAAAAGTTGTATTGAAATCcttttttcttcaaaaatatatttattcaatgaacTCCTCAACaacttttgtaatttatttatcaaatagcTAGTGAAAATGATTGAGTAActcttcttttaaatttaaatgttatcaacatatttgtgataaaattgataagaaaTTTATGGACTTATAAGATTATGTAACTTCAATGACATTccggatgaaaaaagaaaaatttcttgtCGTTTAATTGCTCCCGAAAAAACGGTTCGTAAAATTCAAACGAGACATTCTGTAAAACCGAGTAGGTAGTCGCGAGTTCCCTAAAGCgtaatattcgaaaaaaaaattataaaatgtattttcctttttcagtTCGAAATGCCGGTAACGTCGTGCCTCATTCCCAGCATTTTCCGGACGAGCTGACGATGTGCGAGCCCGCGGCTTTAGAACTTGGCTGCGTGGTAAACAGCATAAGGCATGTTATAGTTTGTGGACACAGCGATTGTAAAGCTATGAATTTGTTGTATGCTTTACGGGATGAAGAGTTTGCTTCTAAGGTGAGAcctatttatgaattaaactaaAACTTAAAATAAGGTTTTCAGTTTTGATATCACTGAATTTGGTCTCCAGGGACCAATtaggtatttattaaaacataagtCCACGTTTCacttactataattatattttatttttacagtgtTATTCTAAAAGAGATTCGGAATCATATTGCCCTTTCCAGGAATAAAAGGATCACACAAGGTCACTCAAACTCATTGTCCCCTCCATACTACTTCAAAGTATTATCCTTGAGTAATCTTGTCACATTATTCCTCTGCACAACCCCTTAAAAATAGAACCGGTCTTGggtattttagaaaattgttttttcgccaataaattttttatatggtAACCATCAcaaactttcttttttatcaaattgagTAACCGTGCTTGAAGAAATTGAacttaaagaatttaaaataacactaagaaatattagtaatacatttagaaaaaattctgcaagctgttaattaattgtataaataataatagtgtcAACTACATTGgctgtaaatatttctatatttttccttAGGCGAACAGAAGGATATCACCGCTAAGAGCATGGCTATGCGCGCACGCTAGTAGCAGTTTAGCAAAATTTCAGCACCTTGAAGTAACTGGCTACCATCAGcctataatttttcaagctGAAACACCGTTGCGGAAGTTTGTAGCTTATATCGAtccagaaaataaatttagtatagAAGACAAATTATCTCAAGTTAGTTATAagatgtatataatttatttttaattttccaacaaTGCAAGGCTTTAAAAtacgttcttttattttgatgttctctaatttgtaaaaatgtaaatctaTACttctacatatatattataatttatcttaaatgcgcaaatgtattttattttaggtgAATACTCTGCAACAACTGCAAAACGTAGCTTCCTACGGGTTTTTGAAGAAGCGACTGGAAAGACATGATCTGCATATTCACGCCTTGTGGTTTGATATTTACACTGGCGACATTTACTATTTCAGCAGAGGGAACAAACGATTCGTGGAGATAAATGAATTGACAGAAACGCCATTGCTcgctgaaattaaaaaatattattcgtagaatattttgtatttagcgATGCATCTTATCTCGATCAAATAATCTCAAAACATTCTTATTTGAGGCTGAATTGGTTACATTCGTCGAGATctttaacaatgtttatatatatataattaccgCGGGTTAGATGCTCGCTAGATCAAAGACCACATTATGTACCTGAGAGTGAAAGTAATGGATTTTCTTTTCCTTAGTCTTGTTTTATTAAGACTAATATTACAAACTGGTTTGCACAAAATAGTAGTGTCAGATATTTATGACCAAAACACTTggtgtatatttatttcgaacaaaaatattataaaataatattccatttcATATTGTTacttacataaaaatatttacctgCAATGTTCATGTTAAAGGAAGGAAACCAGTTTTCTTCCGATATAtagaaagataattattttggaattataCAAGTTCTATTATAAGGATACTGTAAGAATATAAACTCcactatattttatgtattgttG encodes:
- the Cahbeta gene encoding carbonic anhydrase beta isoform X3, with the protein product MDRIIKGIMNYRKWHRDGMVKQFQQVRDHPEPKAVFFTCMDSRMIPTRFTETNVGDMFVVRNAGNVVPHSQHFPDELTMCEPAALELGCVVNSIRHVIVCGHSDCKAMNLLYALRDEEFASKCYSKRDSESYCPFQE
- the Cahbeta gene encoding carbonic anhydrase beta isoform X2, with protein sequence MDRIIKGIMNYRKWHRDGMVKQFQQVRDHPEPKAVFFTCMDSRMIPTRFTETNVGDMFVVRNAGNVVPHSQHFPDELTMCEPAALELGCVVNSIRHVIVCGHSDCKAMNLLYALRDEEFASKANRRISPLRAWLCAHASSSLAKFQHLEVTGYHQPIIFQAETPLRK
- the Raga-b gene encoding ras-related GTP binding A/B, whose protein sequence is MKKKVLLMGKSGSGKTSMRSIIFANYIARDTRRLGATIDVEHSHVRFLGNLVLNLWDCGGQEAFMENYFASQRDNIFRNVEVLIYVFDVESRELDKDMHYYQSCLEAILQNSPEAKIFCLVHKMDLLQEDQRDVIFREREEDLRRLSLPLECTCFRTSIWDETLYRAWSSIVYMLIPNVKELEQSLKQFTNIIDADEVLLFERATFLVISYCQRQHHRDVHRFEKVSNIIKQFKLSCSKLAAQFQSMEVRNTNFAAFIDVFTSNTYVMVIMSDPAIPSAATLINIRNARKHFEKLERASQSSALSR
- the Cahbeta gene encoding carbonic anhydrase beta isoform X1: MDRIIKGIMNYRKWHRDGMVKQFQQVRDHPEPKAVFFTCMDSRMIPTRFTETNVGDMFVVRNAGNVVPHSQHFPDELTMCEPAALELGCVVNSIRHVIVCGHSDCKAMNLLYALRDEEFASKANRRISPLRAWLCAHASSSLAKFQHLEVTGYHQPIIFQAETPLRKFVAYIDPENKFSIEDKLSQVNTLQQLQNVASYGFLKKRLERHDLHIHALWFDIYTGDIYYFSRGNKRFVEINELTETPLLAEIKKYYS